One Caulobacter segnis genomic window carries:
- a CDS encoding LacI family DNA-binding transcriptional regulator translates to MSGQRRQTPTIHDVARHAGVSSMTASRVVNDYPHVSAQVRERVNAAIQTLGYRPNALARATRTGIAQIGLLYSNPNSSNLSNFLMGAFKEASASGSQLLIEPTPAHPTPLAAVRKLVEGGVRAIVLPPPLCDDPEVFAYLEQEGVPSVSFATAAPRPDKASVFVDDYAGAQMMTRHLIDLGHVDIAFIRGDARHSTARRREEGFRATMAEAGLAVTDAFVAEGDFTYRSGLDAARRLLGAARRPTAIFAANDDMAAAVSAVAHGLGLDVPSELSIGGFDDTPVASTVWPELTTIRQPIADMAATAVSMAAALARHDGDEEAPRHANAELTLVPRASTAPPKA, encoded by the coding sequence TTGAGCGGACAGCGGCGGCAGACGCCCACCATCCATGACGTGGCGCGCCACGCGGGCGTCTCGTCGATGACGGCCTCGCGGGTGGTCAACGACTATCCGCACGTCAGCGCCCAGGTTCGCGAGCGGGTCAATGCGGCGATCCAGACCCTGGGCTACCGCCCCAACGCCCTGGCCCGCGCCACGCGCACCGGCATCGCCCAGATCGGGCTGCTCTATTCGAACCCGAACTCGTCCAACCTCAGCAACTTCCTGATGGGCGCGTTCAAGGAGGCCAGCGCCAGCGGCAGCCAGCTCCTGATCGAGCCGACCCCGGCCCATCCGACCCCGCTGGCCGCCGTACGCAAGCTGGTCGAGGGCGGCGTGCGCGCCATCGTCCTGCCGCCGCCGCTATGCGACGACCCGGAGGTCTTCGCCTATCTCGAACAAGAGGGCGTGCCCTCGGTCAGTTTCGCCACCGCCGCCCCGCGTCCCGATAAGGCCTCGGTCTTCGTCGACGACTACGCGGGCGCGCAAATGATGACCCGGCACCTGATCGACCTGGGCCATGTCGACATCGCCTTTATCCGAGGCGACGCCCGGCACTCCACCGCCCGCCGCCGCGAGGAGGGCTTCCGCGCCACCATGGCCGAGGCGGGCCTGGCGGTTACCGACGCCTTCGTGGCCGAGGGCGACTTCACCTACCGCTCGGGCCTGGACGCCGCCCGCCGGCTGCTGGGCGCGGCCCGCCGGCCCACGGCGATCTTCGCGGCCAACGACGACATGGCCGCCGCCGTCAGCGCGGTGGCCCACGGCCTGGGCCTGGACGTGCCCAGCGAACTCAGCATCGGCGGCTTCGACGACACGCCGGTGGCCTCGACGGTGTGGCCCGAGCTGACCACCATCCGCCAGCCGATCGCCGACATGGCGGCGACGGCCGTGTCGATGGCCGCCGCCCTGGCCCGGCACGACGGCGACGAGGAGGCCCCGCGTCATGCCAACGCCGAGCTGACCCTGGTCCCCCGCGCCTCGACCGCCCCGCCGAAGGCCTAG
- a CDS encoding TonB-dependent siderophore receptor: MSACLLALSSPAEPAAEPETHAVGEIVILGRRGAPRDLTLGAGEATQATSPSSRSVERDLLDAVGAGRLADALELTSGVSQQNNRGGFMDNFAIRGFLGTPDGGAEYYVDGFLANRGLAPPRDPATAERIEILKGPAGALFGDVDPAGRVNIVSKTPRFARAASVAATVGSFGLRRGELDVTGPLGEAFAGRLVVADEKSDGWRDHVDLHRRAVAPSLTWKPSDALRVTYVGEFTTFDAPFDRGVPAVSGDARAVPRSRFYGEPGDGTTRFRNERQQLTSEVRLSSDWTLTAGAAWREGSMHGFSSDQSRLVGRTLWRQRRERDYTVEDLSGRLELNGRVGAHRLGFGLKGYTMDYREKLLRRNPSATAPYAIDIDNPVYGGQALSLLPFTDNRETRKVATVYVQDLWEVSDRLSLVAGLRADTYRQKIRNNRTGAIGETKDQPVDYRLAARYQLSSAWAAHASYGRSFLLNSGTGRNGQGFAPEAGKGWELGVSGAWPGVDLAVTAFDIDKRNILANDPVDASFLAPVGKLTSRGVELDGAFALTSAWKVVVNYAWTRARADDVAFATPDVLDVPEHQGGVFAVGRFDTGRGATWSLTAGAAYVGDRAGALDGSGLRLPSYWKAKAAIEYGLTPNLDLRLDVDNLFDAHYAQSSYSPVWIFPGAPRTVRATLRARL; this comes from the coding sequence GTGAGCGCGTGCCTTCTGGCCCTGTCTTCTCCCGCCGAGCCGGCCGCCGAGCCCGAGACCCATGCGGTGGGCGAGATCGTCATTCTGGGCCGTCGGGGCGCGCCGCGCGACCTGACCTTGGGGGCGGGGGAGGCGACGCAGGCGACCTCGCCGTCCAGCCGCTCGGTCGAGCGGGATCTGCTGGATGCGGTCGGCGCGGGCCGCCTGGCCGACGCCCTGGAGCTGACCAGCGGGGTCAGCCAGCAGAACAACCGCGGCGGCTTCATGGACAACTTCGCGATCCGGGGCTTCCTGGGCACGCCGGACGGCGGGGCCGAGTACTATGTCGACGGCTTCCTGGCCAACCGGGGCCTGGCCCCGCCGCGCGACCCAGCCACCGCTGAACGGATCGAGATCCTCAAAGGTCCGGCCGGCGCGCTGTTCGGCGACGTCGACCCGGCGGGCCGCGTCAACATCGTCTCCAAGACGCCCCGGTTCGCGCGCGCCGCCAGCGTCGCGGCCACGGTTGGCTCGTTCGGCCTGCGCCGGGGCGAGCTGGACGTCACGGGGCCGCTGGGCGAGGCCTTCGCTGGGCGCCTGGTGGTCGCCGACGAGAAGAGCGACGGCTGGCGCGACCATGTCGACCTGCACCGCCGCGCGGTGGCGCCGTCCCTGACCTGGAAGCCCAGCGACGCTCTGCGCGTCACCTATGTCGGCGAGTTCACCACCTTCGACGCCCCTTTCGACCGGGGCGTGCCGGCCGTGAGCGGCGACGCTCGGGCCGTGCCGCGCTCGCGCTTCTACGGAGAGCCGGGCGACGGGACGACGCGCTTCCGCAACGAGCGTCAGCAACTGACGAGCGAGGTTCGCCTGTCATCCGACTGGACCCTGACCGCCGGCGCGGCCTGGCGCGAGGGCTCGATGCACGGCTTCTCCAGCGACCAGTCGCGGCTGGTGGGCCGCACGCTGTGGCGCCAGAGGCGCGAGCGCGACTACACGGTCGAGGACCTGTCTGGCCGCCTCGAGTTGAATGGCCGCGTGGGCGCGCATCGCCTGGGCTTTGGCCTCAAGGGCTACACGATGGACTATCGCGAGAAGCTGCTGCGCCGGAATCCCAGCGCCACGGCTCCCTACGCGATCGATATCGACAATCCGGTCTATGGCGGCCAGGCCCTGTCGCTGCTGCCGTTCACCGACAATCGCGAAACCCGCAAGGTGGCGACGGTCTATGTCCAGGACCTGTGGGAGGTCTCGGACAGGCTCAGCCTGGTCGCGGGCCTGCGGGCGGACACCTATCGCCAGAAGATCCGCAACAATCGCACCGGCGCGATCGGCGAGACCAAGGACCAGCCGGTCGACTACCGCCTGGCGGCCCGCTACCAGCTGAGTTCGGCCTGGGCCGCCCACGCCAGCTATGGGCGCTCGTTCCTGCTGAACTCGGGGACCGGCCGGAATGGCCAGGGCTTCGCGCCCGAGGCGGGCAAGGGCTGGGAGCTGGGCGTTTCGGGCGCCTGGCCTGGCGTCGACCTGGCCGTCACCGCCTTCGACATCGACAAGCGCAACATCCTGGCCAACGACCCGGTCGACGCCAGCTTCCTGGCCCCGGTCGGCAAGCTGACCAGCCGGGGCGTCGAGCTCGATGGGGCGTTCGCGCTGACCAGCGCCTGGAAGGTGGTGGTCAACTACGCCTGGACCCGCGCCCGCGCCGACGATGTCGCCTTCGCCACGCCCGACGTGCTGGACGTGCCCGAGCATCAGGGCGGCGTCTTCGCGGTCGGACGGTTCGACACCGGACGCGGCGCGACCTGGTCGCTGACGGCGGGCGCGGCCTATGTCGGCGATCGGGCTGGGGCGCTGGACGGCAGCGGCCTGCGGTTGCCGTCGTACTGGAAGGCCAAGGCGGCGATCGAGTACGGCCTGACCCCGAACCTTGACCTGCGGCTGGACGTCGACAACCTGTTCGACGCCCACTACGCCCAGAGCAGCTACAGCCCGGTGTGGATCTTCCCCGGCGCGCCCCGCACGGTGCGGGCCACGCTACGAGCCCGGCTCTAG